The following proteins are encoded in a genomic region of Candidatus Babeliaceae bacterium:
- the atpA gene encoding F0F1 ATP synthase subunit alpha, with protein sequence MEIKNTDLISLFEQSLSGIPQHLEEIGIVIQVGDFNCKVHGLINAVYGELLDFEGGNHGIIMNLDEDYVSVFLLNANIPVVELEVVKRTGGVFKTPVGMNLLGRVINATGKPLDALGAIEAQEYRPIEATIPGIIERSPVNESLETGIMVIDALVPVGKGQRELIIGNRNTGKTSLILDTILHQKGRNVFCIYVSIGQRQANLARIVKLLEENDALPYTVIISADASEPPLNRYLAPYVGCSIGEYFRDNGHDALIIYDDLSNHAIAYREMSLLMRRAPGREAYPGDVFFLHSRLLERAGKLAKGGSLTALPIAQLQGDDITAYIPTNLISITDGQIFLDTKLFNNGIRPAVNVELSVSRVGGAAQTKAIKQMTRSLRLELAQYHELLGFSQFGTELDIISQRRLARGARVVELLKQQQFVTYSFVDQALQLFLLRENFLDILELKAVNSFATQFVSYTKSVYPELYRTILQTEEISSESHQKLAEIAQEFGKIFIPA encoded by the coding sequence ATGGAAATTAAAAATACCGATCTTATTTCATTATTTGAACAATCTCTCAGCGGCATTCCTCAACACTTGGAAGAAATTGGCATTGTTATTCAAGTTGGTGATTTTAACTGCAAGGTGCATGGGCTTATTAATGCCGTTTATGGAGAACTGCTTGATTTTGAAGGTGGCAATCATGGCATTATTATGAATTTAGACGAAGATTATGTTTCTGTTTTTTTATTAAATGCAAATATACCCGTTGTTGAATTAGAAGTGGTTAAGCGTACAGGTGGCGTTTTCAAAACACCTGTTGGCATGAATTTGTTGGGCCGCGTTATTAATGCAACCGGCAAGCCACTCGATGCCCTCGGCGCCATCGAAGCTCAAGAATACAGGCCTATCGAAGCGACAATTCCCGGCATTATTGAGCGAAGTCCAGTCAATGAATCTTTAGAAACAGGAATTATGGTCATAGATGCATTAGTACCCGTAGGAAAGGGACAACGTGAATTGATCATTGGCAACAGAAATACTGGTAAAACATCTCTCATTCTTGATACGATTTTGCATCAAAAAGGCCGCAACGTTTTCTGTATATATGTATCTATTGGACAAAGACAGGCAAATTTAGCCAGAATCGTAAAACTCTTGGAAGAAAATGATGCCCTACCATATACGGTGATTATTAGTGCTGATGCAAGTGAACCACCATTAAACCGATATTTGGCTCCTTACGTTGGTTGTTCTATTGGAGAATATTTTAGAGATAATGGACATGATGCGCTTATTATTTATGATGATTTAAGCAACCATGCAATAGCCTATAGAGAAATGTCTCTCTTGATGAGAAGAGCTCCAGGACGAGAAGCATACCCAGGCGATGTTTTCTTTTTACATTCTCGTTTATTAGAACGTGCTGGCAAGTTAGCAAAAGGCGGTTCTTTAACGGCGCTACCTATTGCTCAATTACAAGGCGATGATATTACTGCTTATATTCCTACCAATTTGATTTCTATAACCGATGGTCAAATATTCTTAGACACCAAATTATTTAATAATGGCATTCGTCCAGCGGTTAATGTGGAGCTCTCTGTCTCTCGTGTTGGAGGCGCTGCTCAGACAAAAGCTATTAAACAAATGACCCGGTCATTGCGCTTAGAACTTGCTCAATACCACGAGCTTTTAGGATTTTCTCAATTTGGTACCGAACTTGATATTATATCCCAACGGCGCTTAGCGCGCGGTGCCCGAGTTGTTGAGCTTTTAAAACAACAACAATTTGTTACGTATTCATTTGTTGATCAAGCATTACAGTTGTTTTTGTTACGTGAAAACTTTTTAGATATTCTAGAACTTAAAGCGGTTAATAGTTTTGCCACACAATTTGTTAGTTATACCAAGTCGGTTTATCCGGAATTGTATAGAACTATTCTGCAAACAGAAGAGATTTCTTCAGAAAGTCATCAAAAACTTGCAGAAATCGCTCAAGAATTCGGTAAAATTTTCATTCCAGCATAA